In Plasmodium gaboni strain SY75 chromosome 11, whole genome shotgun sequence, the following proteins share a genomic window:
- a CDS encoding hypothetical protein (conserved Plasmodium protein, unknown function) has protein sequence MCYYETHIIPTEKGNVNVYFEKQRRLYCLVHTTNNILQAHVYTFNDFKEYEYKIDSFNILENEENENHHQTNNNHSSSTNNQTNNNIENSNTNIFSYIKRGMYSFGNFNISVLYFLMNKHNMELQWVDNKEICQKLKDHKNSAILFDDEQLNDKKLIAFIINIVKLKFFDIYHHRHFYTIRKISDSWFKLDSSLNKPILLPTNKDVNNHLINIVKNNKIQKSDNYIIQVFKKVKDN, from the exons ATGTGCTACTATGAAACACACATAATACCCACCGAAAAGGGAAATGTAAATGTTTACTTTGAAAAACAGAGGAGGCTATATTGCCTAGTTCATACGACAAACAATATATTGCAAGCTCACGTATATACGTTTAATGATTTTAAGgaatatgaatataaaattgattcctttaatattttagagaatgaagaaaatgaaaatcatcatcaaacaaataataaCCATTCATCTAGTACTAATAAtcaaacaaataataatatagaaaatagtaatacaaatattttttcttatattaaAAGAGGTATGTATTCCTTTGGGAATTTTAACATAAGTgttttgtattttttaatgaaCAAACATAATATGGAATTACAATGGGttgataataaagaaatatgtCAAAAGTTAAAAGATCATAAAAACTCTGCCATATTATTTGATGACGAACAActaaatgataaaaaattaatagctttcattataaatattgtaaaattaaaattttttgaCATATACCACCATAGACATTTTTATACCATACGAAAAATATCAG aTTCATGGTTTAAGCTTGATTCATCTCTAAATAAACCTATTTTACTTCCTACTAACAAAGAT GTTAATAATCATTTGATAAATATTgttaaaaataacaaaattcaaaaatctgataattatattattcaggtttttaaaaaagttaaggataattaa
- a CDS encoding putative peptidyl-prolyl cis-trans isomerase, which yields MVVKTSEDVYNFVKDSIKIKEELDNQKKVKKPEKKICELKNKPSKYELDYSKFEECINDIENEEKEEKHREEHKHDFINNKNPCSHDHSKERQLYEKSTKEKIKASNIFNEEGKKAFYEKNYKLACVYFRKGLIQLDYSFPDSNEEENEQRKLEINLHLNMALTKFHMSKFYECISECSTVLNFDKDNIKAYYRKGQAYMSLDLYDDAKREFLKVLEINPNDNNTKKALIILRQKIIIYNKKKKLVCAKFFSTNEKDTSMNKKEEYINDNSSVEKNELNMINQNMNKNNIINNNNTIDNNKNHIHINKNENNFFIPISNIFKKCSDFFVLNKMFLYIYISFSLFFCIVLLHFYYL from the exons ATGGTCGTGAAAACATCAGAAGATGTATACAACTTTGTAAAAGATagtataaaaataaaagaagaattaGATAATCAGAAGAAGGTTAAAAAACcagagaaaaaaatatgtgaGTTGAAGAATAAACCGTCAAAGTATGAACTAGATTATAGTAAGTTTGAGGAATGTATAAATGATATTGAgaatgaagaaaaagaagaaaaacATAGAGAAGAACATAAACATGActttataaataataaaaatcCATGTTCTCATGATCATTCAAAAGAAAGAcaattatatgaaaaatcaacaaaagaaaaaattaaagcttcaaatatatttaatgaagaaggaaaaaaagctttttatgaaaaaaattataaacTTGCATGTGTTTATTTTCGTAAGGGATTAATACAATTAGATTATAGTTTTCCAGATTCTAATGAGGAAGAAAATGAACAGAGAAAATTAGAAATAAATTTACATCTAAATATGGCTCTAACAAAATTTCACATGTCAAAGTTTTATGAATGTATAAGTGAATGCTCAACg GTTTTAAATTTCgataaagataatataaaagcATATTATAGGAAGGGGCAAGCTTATATGAGCCTCGATTTATATGACGATGCAAAAAGAGAATTCTTGAAAGTACTAGAAATAAATccaaatgataataatacaaaaaaggcgctaattattttaagacaaaaaattataatttacaataaaaaaaaaaaattagtGTGCGctaaatttttttcaacTAACGAAAAGGATACAAGtatgaataaaaaagaagaatatataaatgacAATTCTTCTGTCGAAAAAAATGAACTTAATATGataaatcaaaatatgaataaaaataatataataaataataataatacaatagataataataaaaatcatatacatataaataaaaatgaaaataatttttttataccTATTTcaaacatttttaaaaaatgttcaGATTTTTTTGTACTCAATAAAATGTTcctatatatttatatttctttttcattattcTTTTGCATCgttcttcttcatttttattacttataa
- a CDS encoding hypothetical protein (conserved Plasmodium protein, unknown function), which translates to MSDKSRRTFLFGITTILVFCSFAAVDAHRYMWIFISICAFMLLLVDLLFFGVDKFNYDPFYSNWEKKNIQDS; encoded by the exons atgagtGATAAATCCAGAAGAA CCTTTCTTTTTGGAATTACTACTATTCTGgtattttgttcatttgCCGCAGTAGACGCCCACAGATATATGTG GATATTTATAAGCATATGTGCTTTCATGTTATTATTGGTGGACTTACTTTTTTTTGGTGTAGATAAATTTAACTATGATCCATTTTATTc taattgggaaaaaaaaaatatccAAGACTCTTAA